A genomic stretch from Aedes albopictus strain Foshan chromosome 2, AalbF5, whole genome shotgun sequence includes:
- the LOC134288966 gene encoding uncharacterized protein LOC134288966, giving the protein MIENTVKFRFPALAPRPTWIEITDFLKQLKSDVMDMETVYKMEEDRSLSIKIKTAAAMEEALRTNSGPVKFSYSSGKTVDVIMSRAGSNVRYVRVFDIPPEVSDEDLSLVLGKYGKIENVIREKLPPNLRLDHMFNGVRGLHIDVESDIPSTVQILQWKGKVFYEDLKNKCFLCQQEGHRRNSCPQRQTRNQKAKGVEAVSSSYANAVIYGGAAQCQQEVVNEEKEAIEEEQMENGEAEAEEQSGYQGALKVTESVEHRSKYEKTLAENWAKHEAEKRKRQEEFRKQEKSMQRRYQEDLRAKEKAQKERWEKYEKERRSRQEKYHQESSQQQQVLPVESNLQSPPKKNARKQ; this is encoded by the coding sequence ATGATCGAGAACACGGTCAAATTTCGTTTTCCTGCGTTGGCACCGCGGCCAACATGGATCGAAATCACCGATTTCTTGAAGCAGCTGAAATCCGATGTCATGGATATGGAAACCGTTTACAAGATGGAGGAGGATAGAAGTCTATCTATCAAGATTAAAACGGCAGCGGCAATGGAGGAGGCGTTGCGAACAAATTCAGGACCTGTCAAATTCAGCTATTCCAGCGGAAAAACGGTTGACGTTATCATGTCACGTGCCGGAAGTAACGTGCGATACGTACGAGTATTTGATATTCCCCCGGAGGTATCTGATGAGGATCTGTCGTTGGTCCTGGGAAAGTATGGCAAAATCGAAAACGTTATCCGTGAAAAGTTGCCGCCGAACCTAAGACTCGATCATATGTTCAACGGAGTGCGAGGTTTGCATATTGACGTGGAAAGCGATATTCCATCAACGGTGCAAATCCTCCAATGGAAAGGGAAGGTATTTTACGAGGATCTGAAGAATAAGTGCTTTTTGTGCCAACAGGAGGGGCACCGTAGAAACAGCTGTCCGCAACGACAAACACGGAACCAAAAGGCAAAAGGAGTGGAAGCTGTTTCCAGTAGCTATGCTAATGCCGTCATTTACGGTGGTGCAGCGCAATGTCAACAGGAAGTCGTAAATGAAGAAAAGGAAGCCATTGAAGAGGAACAAATGGAGAATGGGGAAGCGGAAGCGGAGGAACAAAGCGGATATCAAGGAGCATTGAAAGTGACGGAGTCGGTTGAGCATCGAAGCAAGTATGAAAAGACATTGGCGGAAAATTGGGCGAAACACGAGGCGGAAAAGCGTAAAAGACAAGAAGAATTTCGAAAACAGGAGAAGTCAATGCAGCGGAGATATCAAGAGGATCTACGGGCGAAAGAGAAGGCGCAAAAGGAGCGGTGGGAGAAGTATGAAAAGGAGCGAAGAAGTAGGCAGGAGAAATATCATCAGGAATCATCTCAACAACAGCAAGTACTTCCAGTGGAAAGCAATCTACAGTCTCCACCCAAGAAGAACGCTCGTAAGCAGTGa